In the Wyeomyia smithii strain HCP4-BCI-WySm-NY-G18 chromosome 2, ASM2978416v1, whole genome shotgun sequence genome, one interval contains:
- the LOC129725898 gene encoding uncharacterized protein LOC129725898, with protein sequence MIIFLYLVLVLAWALLIIVLKCKKARAKRLAELQEASQSVHVVQIGSNLYDIMAIQHHHHRSPYGTMYDCLGTAVDQPTNGQSTTTSVTHSNAAFVGDDGSVYPGSNIPPLEPPPSYDEVIRLPAYYPKVETFVPEMVVPSSLPSQPAPTPSLVPPAYSEPTSGSNGTVDQPIATIGDRIKPASSTAITATTNS encoded by the exons ATGATTATATTCCTATACTTGGTTCTGGTCCTCGCATGGGCCTTGCTGATCATCGTTCTTAAATGTAAAAAGGCACGCGCCAAACGGCTTGCCGAACTGCAGGAAGCATCCCAGTCGGTTCACGTGGTACAGATCGGATCCAACCTGTACGACATAATGGCAATCCAGCATCACCACCACCGGAGTCCGTACGGGACAATGTATGACTGTTTAGGAACGGCGGTGGACCAGCCGACAAATGGACAATCCACAACGACCAGCGTCACCCACTCCAATGCGGCTTTCGTGGGAGACGACGGCAGTGTTTACCCAGGGAGCAATATTC CCCCACTGGAGCCGCCACCATCGTACGACGAGGTAATACGGTTGCCAGCCTACTACCCTAAAGTGGAGACCTTTGTGCCGGAAATGGTGGTACCATCTTCGCTACCCTCGCAACCAGCTCCGACCCCATCGCTAGTTCCTCCTGCTTACAGTGAGCCGACGAGTGGCAGCAACGGGACCGTTGACCAACCCATTGCTACCATTGGAGATCGCATAAAACCTGCTTCAAGCACGGCGATAACGGCCACGACAAACTCCTAG